One genomic region from Phragmites australis chromosome 1, lpPhrAust1.1, whole genome shotgun sequence encodes:
- the LOC133890212 gene encoding EPIDERMAL PATTERNING FACTOR-like protein 8, whose product MECSRGRRRWSGRSMLKLAALCFAMAIWLCCVWSCDCSGSGSGCRGGAVLLRSDIWRRTASSCANQGCSRGGQWRRLLAEGPGSYPPRCTSKCGDCSPCYPVHVAVPPGVPVTTEYYPEAWRCKCGNRLYMP is encoded by the exons ATGGAGTGCTCCCGGGGGAGGCGGAGATGGAGTGGCAGATCCATGCTAAAGCTGGCGGCCTTGTGCTTCGCCATGGCCATCTGGCTGTGCTGCGTTTGGTCCTGCGATTGCAGTGGCAGTGGCAGTGGCTGCAGAGGGGGTGCGGTGTTGCTCCGTTCAG ACATCTGGAGACGAACTGCATCATCTTGCGCTAATCAG GGATGCTCTAGAGGCGGGCAATGGCGGCGGTTGCTGGCGGAGGGGCCGGGGTCGTACCCGCCGCGGTGCACGTCCAAGTGCGGCGACTGCAGCCCGTGCTACCCGGTGCACGTGGCCGTGCCGCCGGGCGTGCCGGTGACCACGGAGTACTACCCGGAGGCGTGGCGGTGCAAGTGTGGCAACCGGCTCTACATGCCATAA